One window of Streptomyces sp. FIT100 genomic DNA carries:
- a CDS encoding ATP-dependent DNA ligase, giving the protein MLLARLADVSRKVAAEPSRTRKIAALASLFADAGPQEAALVISYLAGRLPQGRLGVGWSVLKEQPPPAGEPSLTVTGTDTVLTALARVAGAGAQAERKRLVGELMGAATGPEQEFLFRLLTGEVRQGALDAVALEAVARAAGTPAAEVRRAVMLDGSLARVAEALLAEGPDVLTAFRLRVGRPVQPMLAHTAASVADAVRALGACCVEEKLDGVRIQVHRRGDDVRVHTRSLDDITARLPDVITSVRELPGDRFILDGEVIALDAAGRPLPFQDIASRVGSRTDVAAATAAVPLSPVFFDILAADGEDLLDLAGRERYAALAALVPEPMRVRRVVVQDPGSDAQLRAAEDFLTATLDRGHEGVMVKALDAPYVAGSRGRSWLKVKPVHTLDLVVLAVEWGHGRRTGLLSNLHLGARAADGTFVMLGKTFKGLTDAMLRWQTDRLRELAVSDDGFVVRVRPELVVEIAYDGLQRSPRYPAGVALRFARVIRHRPDKTATEADTIDRVLAAARGDTG; this is encoded by the coding sequence ATGCTGCTGGCCCGCCTCGCGGACGTGTCACGGAAGGTCGCCGCCGAGCCGTCCCGTACCCGCAAGATCGCGGCTCTTGCGTCGCTGTTCGCGGACGCCGGTCCGCAGGAGGCCGCGCTCGTCATCTCCTACCTCGCGGGACGGCTCCCGCAGGGGCGCCTGGGCGTCGGCTGGAGCGTCCTCAAGGAGCAGCCTCCGCCGGCCGGTGAACCGAGCCTGACCGTCACCGGGACCGACACCGTCCTCACCGCCCTGGCCCGGGTCGCCGGGGCCGGAGCCCAAGCCGAGCGCAAACGCCTGGTCGGGGAGCTGATGGGCGCGGCGACCGGGCCCGAGCAGGAGTTCCTCTTCCGGCTGCTCACGGGCGAGGTGCGTCAGGGCGCCCTGGACGCCGTGGCGCTGGAGGCCGTCGCCCGGGCCGCGGGAACTCCGGCCGCCGAGGTGCGGCGCGCCGTCATGCTCGACGGCTCGCTGGCCCGCGTCGCCGAAGCCCTGCTCGCCGAAGGCCCGGACGTCCTCACCGCCTTCCGGCTGCGGGTGGGCAGGCCGGTGCAGCCGATGCTCGCCCACACCGCCGCGTCCGTCGCCGACGCCGTCCGGGCGCTGGGCGCCTGCTGCGTCGAGGAGAAGCTGGACGGCGTCCGCATCCAGGTCCACCGCCGCGGCGACGACGTCCGCGTCCACACGCGCTCCCTTGACGACATCACCGCACGGCTGCCCGACGTCATTACCTCCGTGCGGGAGCTGCCCGGCGACCGGTTCATCCTGGACGGCGAAGTGATCGCGCTCGACGCGGCCGGCCGGCCGCTGCCCTTCCAGGACATCGCCTCCCGCGTCGGGTCCCGGACCGATGTGGCAGCGGCGACCGCCGCCGTGCCCCTCTCGCCGGTCTTCTTCGACATCCTCGCCGCCGACGGCGAGGATCTGCTCGACCTCGCCGGCCGCGAGCGGTACGCGGCCCTGGCCGCGCTGGTCCCCGAGCCCATGCGGGTGCGCCGCGTCGTCGTGCAGGACCCGGGATCCGATGCCCAACTCCGCGCCGCCGAGGACTTCCTCACCGCCACGCTCGACCGCGGCCACGAAGGCGTCATGGTCAAGGCCCTGGACGCGCCCTACGTCGCGGGCAGCCGCGGCCGCTCATGGCTCAAGGTGAAGCCCGTCCACACTCTCGACCTCGTCGTGCTCGCCGTCGAATGGGGCCACGGCCGCCGTACCGGCCTGCTCTCCAACCTCCATCTGGGCGCCCGCGCCGCCGACGGCACCTTCGTCATGCTGGGCAAGACCTTCAAGGGGCTCACGGACGCGATGCTGCGCTGGCAGACCGACCGGCTGCGCGAACTGGCCGTCTCCGACGACGGATTCGTCGTACGCGTACGTCCGGAGCTGGTCGTCGAGATCGCCTACGACGGTCTTCAGCGCTCCCCGCGCTACCCGGCGGGCGTGGCGCTGCGCTTCGCGCGCGTCATCCGCCACCGCCCGGACAAGACCGCGACCGAAGCGGACACGATCGACCGCGTCCTCGCCGCGGCACGCGGCGACACCGGCTGA
- a CDS encoding glycerol-3-phosphate dehydrogenase/oxidase yields MSSATSAASLNAARRTRELAGLADGSRVDVLVVGLGATGAGAALDAATRGLTVAAVDAHDLAFGTSRWSSKLIHGGLRYLASGQLDVAHESAVERGVLMERTAPHLVSAQPFVLPLTPLVSRGQAALARAGFRAGDLLRAAARTSRTTLPAPRTLSAVETRHMAPALRTTGLRGGLLSWDGRLTDDARLVTAIARTAAAHGARILTRTRALTLTGSGARVRDELTGEEVDIRARTVINATGVWAGGLVDDIRLRPSRGTHLVLRSEGLGSLSAGLHIPIPGESNRFVLVLPQGDGRVYVGLTDEPVDGGIPDVPEVPETDIGFLLDVLGSALDVSVGRADVVGAFAGLRPLLDTSGTGDPGRTADISRKHAVLTSSDGVVTVVGGKLTTYRRMAEDAVDAAVTVRALTAGPCRTTATPLVGAARPSTLAALDAPARLVRRYGTEALDVHALALADPALARPVVPGHPVTGAELLWAVRHEGALDEADLLDRRTRIGLVPHDREAARAAAAEALAAVGEGA; encoded by the coding sequence ATGAGCAGCGCCACCTCCGCCGCCTCCCTGAACGCGGCACGCCGCACCCGGGAACTCGCCGGGCTCGCCGACGGCAGCCGGGTCGACGTCCTCGTCGTCGGCCTCGGCGCGACCGGCGCCGGAGCGGCCCTCGACGCCGCCACCCGCGGACTGACCGTCGCCGCCGTCGACGCCCACGACCTCGCCTTCGGCACCTCCCGCTGGAGCTCCAAACTCATCCACGGCGGACTGCGCTACCTCGCCTCCGGCCAGCTCGACGTCGCCCACGAGAGCGCCGTCGAGCGCGGCGTCCTCATGGAACGCACCGCACCCCACCTCGTAAGCGCCCAGCCCTTCGTCCTGCCGCTGACCCCGCTCGTCTCACGGGGCCAGGCCGCGCTCGCCCGCGCCGGATTCCGCGCGGGCGACCTGCTGCGCGCCGCCGCCCGCACCTCACGCACCACCCTGCCCGCCCCCCGCACCCTCAGCGCCGTGGAGACCCGCCACATGGCACCCGCGCTGCGCACCACCGGCCTGCGCGGCGGGCTGCTCTCCTGGGACGGCCGGCTCACCGACGACGCCCGCCTCGTCACCGCCATCGCCCGCACCGCCGCCGCCCACGGCGCGCGGATCCTCACCCGCACCCGCGCCCTCACCCTGACCGGCTCAGGCGCCAGGGTCCGCGACGAACTCACCGGCGAGGAAGTCGACATCAGGGCCCGCACCGTCATCAACGCCACCGGTGTGTGGGCCGGCGGCCTCGTCGACGACATCCGGCTGCGGCCCTCGCGCGGCACCCACCTCGTCCTGCGCTCCGAGGGCCTCGGCAGCCTCTCGGCCGGGCTGCACATCCCGATCCCGGGGGAGAGCAACCGGTTCGTGCTCGTCCTTCCGCAGGGCGACGGCCGGGTGTACGTGGGGCTGACCGACGAACCCGTCGACGGCGGCATCCCCGACGTCCCCGAGGTGCCCGAGACCGACATCGGCTTCCTCCTCGACGTCCTCGGCTCCGCGCTCGACGTGTCCGTCGGCCGCGCCGACGTCGTGGGCGCCTTCGCCGGGCTCCGCCCCCTCCTGGACACCTCCGGCACGGGAGACCCGGGCCGCACCGCGGACATCTCCCGCAAGCACGCGGTGCTGACCTCGTCCGACGGCGTCGTCACCGTCGTCGGCGGAAAGCTCACCACCTACCGGCGTATGGCCGAGGACGCCGTCGACGCGGCCGTCACCGTGCGGGCCCTCACCGCGGGCCCCTGCCGGACCACCGCCACCCCGCTCGTCGGCGCCGCCCGGCCCAGCACCCTCGCCGCCCTCGACGCACCCGCCCGCCTCGTCCGCCGCTACGGCACCGAGGCCCTGGACGTCCATGCCCTGGCCCTCGCCGACCCGGCCCTGGCCCGCCCCGTCGTCCCCGGCCACCCCGTCACCGGCGCCGAACTCCTGTGGGCCGTACGCCACGAGGGGGCCCTCGACGAGGCCGATCTTCTCGACAGGCGCACCCGCATCGGCCTGGTCCCGCACGACCGCGAGGCGGCGCGCGCGGCCGCGGCCGAAGCCCTCGCGGCCGTCGGCGAAGGCGCCTGA
- a CDS encoding saccharopine dehydrogenase family protein, with translation MRVLLIGAGGVGTAITRIAARRGFFERMVVADYDASRAAAAVAALAMEGAPATEGAPATNGGAGDRRRPEDRFAAARIDASDEAAVAELLARERCDVLLNATDPRFVMPLFRAAHAAGAHYLDMAMSLSRPHPDRPYEECGIKLGDEQFALAADWEKADRLALVGVGVEPGLSDVFARYAADELFDTIEEIGVRDGANLTVEGYDFAPSFSIWTTIEECLNPPVVFEKDRGWFTTPPFSEAEVFDFPEGIGPVECVNVEHEEVLLIPRWVDAERVTFKYGLGADFINTLQVLHQVGLDRTDPVTVPGAGGPVEVSPRDVVAACLPDPAALGDRMRGKTCAGTWVKGTRNGRPREVYLYHVVDNEWSMREYGSQAVVWQTAVNPVVALELIATGAWAGKGVLGPEAFDPRPFLALLTEYGSPWGMRED, from the coding sequence ATGCGTGTACTGCTGATCGGCGCCGGCGGAGTGGGCACGGCCATCACCCGGATCGCCGCCCGCCGGGGCTTCTTCGAGCGGATGGTGGTCGCCGACTACGACGCGTCGCGCGCCGCCGCGGCCGTCGCCGCGCTGGCCATGGAGGGCGCGCCGGCCACGGAGGGCGCGCCGGCCACCAACGGCGGCGCGGGGGACCGCCGGCGGCCGGAGGACCGGTTCGCCGCGGCCCGCATCGACGCGTCGGACGAGGCCGCCGTCGCCGAACTCCTCGCACGCGAGCGCTGCGACGTCCTGCTCAACGCCACCGATCCGCGCTTCGTGATGCCGCTCTTCCGCGCGGCCCACGCCGCCGGCGCCCACTACCTGGACATGGCGATGTCCCTGTCCCGGCCGCACCCGGACCGGCCGTACGAGGAGTGCGGCATCAAGCTGGGCGACGAGCAGTTCGCCCTCGCCGCCGACTGGGAGAAGGCGGACCGGCTCGCCCTTGTCGGCGTCGGGGTGGAGCCCGGCCTGTCCGATGTCTTCGCCCGTTACGCCGCCGACGAACTCTTCGACACCATCGAGGAGATCGGCGTCCGCGACGGCGCGAACCTCACCGTCGAGGGCTACGACTTCGCGCCGTCGTTCAGCATCTGGACCACGATCGAGGAGTGCCTCAACCCGCCGGTCGTCTTCGAGAAGGACCGCGGCTGGTTCACGACGCCGCCGTTCAGCGAGGCAGAGGTCTTCGACTTCCCGGAGGGCATCGGCCCGGTCGAATGCGTCAACGTCGAGCACGAGGAGGTCCTGCTCATCCCGCGCTGGGTGGACGCCGAGCGTGTCACCTTCAAGTACGGGCTCGGCGCCGACTTCATCAACACCCTCCAGGTCCTCCACCAGGTGGGCCTGGACCGGACCGACCCCGTCACGGTGCCCGGCGCCGGCGGCCCCGTCGAGGTCTCGCCCCGCGACGTCGTCGCCGCCTGCCTCCCCGACCCGGCCGCGCTCGGCGACCGGATGCGCGGCAAGACCTGCGCGGGCACCTGGGTGAAGGGCACCAGGAACGGCCGCCCGCGCGAGGTCTACCTCTACCACGTGGTCGACAACGAGTGGTCCATGCGGGAGTACGGCTCCCAGGCCGTCGTCTGGCAGACCGCCGTCAACCCCGTCGTCGCCCTCGAACTGATCGCGACCGGTGCATGGGCGGGGAAGGGCGTGCTCGGGCCGGAGGCATTCGACCCCCGGCCCTTCCTCGCACTCCTCACCGAGTACGGCTCGCCGTGGGGCATGCGCGAGGACTGA
- a CDS encoding DUF4396 domain-containing protein, producing MDHTAHHTGTGTGTGTGTGTAHEHAAHEGHTGRQGHGGHPRASWSAAAKATLHCLTGCAIGEILGMAIGTALLWGNVPTMALAIGLAFVFGYSFTLFAVRRAGLGLKSAIKVALAADTVSIAVMELVDNGIIALTPGAMDAHLDEALFWGALLGGFVVAFFVTTPVNKWMIGRGKGHAAVHVHH from the coding sequence ATGGACCACACCGCTCACCACACCGGCACCGGCACCGGCACCGGCACCGGCACCGGCACCGCGCACGAGCACGCCGCGCACGAGGGGCATACGGGCCGTCAAGGTCACGGCGGCCATCCGAGGGCGTCCTGGAGTGCGGCGGCGAAAGCAACCCTGCACTGCCTGACCGGGTGCGCCATCGGCGAGATCCTCGGCATGGCGATCGGCACCGCCCTGCTGTGGGGCAATGTCCCCACCATGGCGCTGGCGATAGGGCTGGCCTTCGTCTTCGGCTACTCGTTCACGCTGTTCGCCGTACGCCGGGCCGGTCTTGGCCTCAAGAGTGCGATCAAGGTGGCGCTGGCGGCCGACACCGTTTCCATTGCGGTGATGGAACTGGTCGACAACGGCATCATCGCCCTGACCCCGGGAGCGATGGACGCCCACCTGGACGAGGCGCTGTTCTGGGGCGCGCTGCTGGGCGGCTTCGTCGTGGCGTTCTTCGTGACCACGCCGGTCAACAAGTGGATGATCGGTCGAGGCAAGGGCCACGCTGCCGTCCATGTCCACCACTGA
- a CDS encoding DUF3574 domain-containing protein, whose translation MPITLSRTRLAVAATAVAALAAGTPVAYAALDREPSVAAARGQAYVQTRLFFGTERPDGGAAVTPREFSAFIDRHVTPAFPDGLTVQDGQGQWRDATGTIERERSYELILLYPAGGSGSRDGSIEEIRASYRKLFGQESVARVDERVQADF comes from the coding sequence GTGCCGATCACGCTGTCGCGGACCCGTCTCGCCGTCGCCGCCACCGCCGTCGCGGCCCTCGCCGCGGGGACGCCTGTCGCCTATGCGGCGCTGGACCGTGAGCCGTCCGTCGCCGCGGCGCGCGGTCAGGCGTATGTGCAGACGCGGTTGTTCTTCGGCACCGAGCGGCCCGACGGCGGAGCGGCGGTCACCCCACGGGAGTTCAGCGCGTTCATCGACCGCCATGTGACGCCCGCGTTCCCGGACGGGCTGACGGTGCAGGACGGGCAGGGGCAGTGGCGGGATGCCACCGGGACCATCGAGCGCGAGCGGTCGTACGAGCTGATCCTGCTGTATCCGGCGGGTGGGAGCGGCAGCCGGGACGGGAGCATCGAGGAGATCCGTGCGTCCTACCGGAAGCTCTTCGGGCAGGAGTCGGTCGCCCGTGTCGACGAGAGGGTGCAGGCGGACTTCTGA
- a CDS encoding TetR/AcrR family transcriptional regulator codes for MTPIRHNHSDTDAVLDAARDCVLAVGVRRTTLTDVSRRAGVSRMTLYRRWPDVRTLVGDLMTREWIGLAVSAMPAPDPAAPTRARLVGGLVTGVAAFRAHPLFHKILDVDPELLLPYVLDRRGASQDALLGLITGALAEGHADGSVRVAHLDLQARSLLLVVQSFTLSLRTMTDEADPELTDAAFLEELRTLLERTLTP; via the coding sequence ATGACGCCCATTCGTCACAACCACTCGGACACGGACGCCGTACTCGACGCGGCCCGCGACTGCGTCCTCGCCGTCGGCGTCCGCCGGACCACGCTGACCGACGTGTCCCGGCGCGCCGGCGTGTCCCGGATGACGCTCTACCGCCGCTGGCCCGACGTGCGCACCCTGGTCGGCGACCTCATGACCAGGGAATGGATCGGGCTCGCCGTCTCCGCCATGCCCGCCCCCGACCCCGCCGCCCCCACCCGGGCCAGGCTCGTCGGCGGACTCGTCACCGGAGTCGCCGCCTTCCGCGCCCACCCCCTCTTCCACAAGATCCTCGACGTCGACCCCGAACTCCTCCTGCCGTACGTCCTCGACCGGCGCGGCGCCAGCCAGGACGCGCTCCTCGGACTCATCACCGGCGCCCTGGCCGAGGGCCACGCCGACGGATCCGTCCGCGTCGCCCACCTCGACCTCCAGGCCCGCTCCCTGCTGCTCGTCGTGCAGTCCTTCACGCTCTCGCTGCGCACGATGACCGACGAGGCCGACCCCGAACTCACCGACGCCGCCTTCCTCGAAGAGCTGCGGACCCTCCTGGAGAGGACCCTCACGCCATGA
- a CDS encoding diacylglycerol kinase family protein produces the protein MRQFTAVVNPTAGGSSGTAALLPLARLLREAGAGLDTQYSRSLEHAAEVARHAGEQGRIVLAVGGDGIAGCVGGALSGTDTVFGLVPAGRGNDFARALGLPADAPALAGLLLNGSPRPVDTIRVDSAVHAGVSVLGSVYAGVDAVANRYANTSRLLRGAASYYAGGLRAVVTWRPAHYRITVDGVLHERSGYTVVAANSGFYGFGRQVAPGASVDDGVLDVVVIRHAPKRLFFAVMNELKTGEHLKRPEVEVLRGKEIRIEADRPVPYGADGEVDAVLPVTVRVQPGALNVLC, from the coding sequence ATGCGACAGTTCACCGCGGTCGTCAACCCCACCGCAGGGGGCTCGAGCGGTACGGCGGCCCTGCTTCCGCTGGCCCGTCTGCTGAGGGAGGCGGGGGCCGGGCTCGACACGCAGTACAGCCGCAGCCTCGAACACGCCGCGGAGGTGGCGCGGCACGCGGGCGAGCAGGGGCGGATCGTGCTCGCCGTCGGCGGTGACGGGATAGCCGGCTGCGTCGGCGGCGCGCTCAGCGGCACGGACACGGTCTTCGGCCTCGTCCCCGCCGGCCGGGGCAACGACTTCGCCCGGGCGCTGGGACTGCCCGCCGACGCACCGGCCCTGGCCGGGCTGCTGCTGAACGGCTCGCCCCGGCCGGTCGACACCATCCGGGTCGACTCCGCCGTGCACGCCGGGGTGTCGGTGCTGGGCAGCGTGTACGCGGGGGTCGACGCGGTGGCCAACCGGTACGCCAACACCTCCCGGCTGCTGCGCGGCGCGGCCTCGTACTACGCGGGCGGGCTGCGGGCCGTGGTGACCTGGCGGCCCGCGCACTACCGCATCACCGTGGACGGGGTGCTCCACGAACGCAGCGGTTACACGGTGGTGGCGGCCAACTCCGGCTTCTACGGCTTCGGCCGGCAGGTCGCCCCCGGCGCCAGCGTCGACGACGGTGTGCTGGACGTGGTCGTGATCCGCCACGCGCCGAAGCGGCTGTTCTTCGCGGTGATGAACGAGCTCAAGACGGGCGAGCACCTCAAGCGCCCCGAGGTGGAGGTGCTGCGGGGCAAGGAGATCCGCATCGAGGCCGACCGCCCCGTCCCGTACGGCGCGGACGGCGAGGTCGACGCCGTGCTGCCGGTGACCGTACGGGTGCAGCCGGGCGCGCTCAACGTGCTCTGCTGA
- a CDS encoding TetR/AcrR family transcriptional regulator has translation MPKKVVPESERRRRRATKGGVVLSEQLIVETALRMLREHGSAGLTARRLGTALGADPSALYRYFRDMDELTLAVGDELIGRALEDWTASTDWRADLRELGLRIHAAYLAHPQAAVLTASRVSGRAHEIAADECILGVLHGAGFPPPDTVRVYHCFIDQTLAFAALDAAALALPDAARRADEAVWQAAYARLPAATHPHIASAARHLIAEMNISAYPRALDMLIASAAAQLASG, from the coding sequence ATGCCGAAGAAGGTCGTGCCGGAGTCCGAGCGGCGACGGCGCCGCGCAACGAAGGGGGGTGTGGTGCTCTCCGAGCAGCTGATCGTGGAGACGGCCCTGCGCATGCTGCGGGAGCACGGCAGCGCCGGACTGACGGCGCGGCGGCTCGGGACGGCGTTGGGCGCCGACCCCAGCGCCCTCTACCGGTACTTCCGCGACATGGACGAGCTGACGCTCGCCGTGGGCGACGAGCTCATCGGCCGCGCGCTGGAGGACTGGACGGCGAGCACCGACTGGCGGGCGGACCTGCGCGAGCTGGGCCTGCGGATCCACGCCGCGTATCTGGCCCACCCGCAGGCCGCGGTGCTCACGGCGAGCAGGGTCTCCGGGCGGGCGCACGAGATCGCCGCGGACGAGTGCATCCTCGGCGTGCTGCACGGCGCGGGGTTCCCCCCGCCCGACACCGTGCGCGTCTACCACTGTTTCATCGACCAGACCCTGGCCTTCGCCGCGCTGGACGCCGCGGCTCTGGCGCTGCCGGATGCGGCCCGCCGGGCGGACGAGGCCGTATGGCAGGCGGCCTACGCCCGGCTGCCCGCGGCGACGCATCCGCACATCGCCTCCGCGGCCCGCCATCTGATCGCGGAGATGAACATCAGCGCCTATCCGCGGGCCCTCGACATGCTGATCGCGAGTGCGGCGGCGCAGCTCGCATCCGGGTGA
- a CDS encoding DUF6397 family protein, translating to MTDTDETTGTSSGLPETMAFGRAATALELKGGELDLAVQLGHVRAMQGKPPGRARVSREEIDRLRGAEGFPEALRERVRTVGTAEGARLISTTPGRFTRLARTGHVIPVRFYLNRYRAVVWLYLAPDLEEFAARNPDLLDGRLPAPLRARLDDGEDWRARNWRGRRLGVLLRRCDDPWERTAAIASLLDPVLVAETVGDPYERAHLERLRPEPPYARTESPAVREATDRLLRADDPDEIQWHRMHLGHSLEEARASTPAPRPDMPRPRPPRLGVPASRALGGTVPDLRPGSAAVSSGAEGAPAVPLPPRGPDLRLPAPPGRDSGAPGRHRAPTRRLPRRLLARLRLRKPSTAPPG from the coding sequence ATGACCGACACCGATGAGACGACCGGCACGAGCTCCGGCCTGCCCGAGACCATGGCTTTCGGGCGCGCCGCGACGGCGCTGGAGCTGAAGGGCGGCGAGCTCGACCTCGCCGTGCAGCTCGGCCACGTCCGTGCGATGCAGGGGAAGCCCCCGGGCAGGGCCAGGGTGTCCCGCGAGGAGATCGACCGGCTGCGGGGGGCCGAGGGGTTCCCCGAAGCGCTGCGCGAGCGTGTGCGCACGGTGGGCACCGCCGAGGGTGCCCGGCTCATCTCGACCACACCCGGCCGTTTCACAAGACTGGCGCGCACGGGCCATGTCATTCCCGTGCGGTTCTACCTGAACCGCTATCGCGCGGTGGTCTGGCTCTATCTCGCCCCGGACCTGGAGGAGTTCGCGGCACGCAACCCGGACCTGCTCGACGGGCGGCTCCCCGCGCCGCTGCGCGCCCGACTCGACGACGGCGAGGACTGGCGCGCCCGTAACTGGCGGGGCCGCCGCCTCGGCGTCCTGCTGCGCCGCTGCGACGACCCCTGGGAGCGCACGGCCGCGATCGCGTCGCTGCTCGACCCCGTCCTGGTGGCCGAGACGGTCGGCGATCCGTACGAGCGGGCGCATCTCGAGCGGCTGCGGCCCGAACCGCCCTATGCGCGCACGGAGTCACCTGCGGTCCGCGAGGCGACGGACCGTCTCCTGCGCGCCGACGACCCGGACGAGATCCAGTGGCACCGGATGCACCTGGGCCACTCACTGGAAGAGGCCCGCGCCTCGACCCCTGCCCCGCGCCCGGACATGCCCCGGCCGAGGCCGCCCCGCCTCGGCGTCCCCGCTTCCCGGGCCCTCGGCGGCACCGTCCCCGACCTTCGTCCGGGGTCCGCGGCCGTGAGCTCCGGCGCCGAAGGGGCACCCGCCGTCCCGTTGCCCCCACGGGGCCCTGACCTGCGCCTCCCCGCCCCGCCAGGGCGTGACAGCGGCGCCCCAGGCCGGCACCGGGCACCGACCCGGCGGCTGCCCAGGAGACTCCTCGCACGGCTGCGCCTGCGCAAACCGTCGACCGCGCCGCCCGGCTGA
- a CDS encoding FAD-binding oxidoreductase, with protein sequence MDMLWSGWGDPAKAAPLPDTVIGLLRDLLGVTPREAAAASLDAIAVPASPLGGEPLRALADCVGGPSHVRTDAESRVRHTRGKSTPDLLRIRAGEVDDVPAAVVLPGAHDEVLAVLRVCAELGLAVVPFGGGTSVVGGLAPEGKRGFVALDLRRLDALLGLDDISRTATLQPGLRAPQAEALLNERGFTLGHFPQSYEWASIGGFAAARSSGQASAGYGRFDEMVLGLTVATPEGTLDVGRAPRSAAGPDLRQLVLGSEGALGVITSVTVRIRPLPEKRIYEGWRFPSFEAGAAALRRLAQDGPRPTVLRLSDETETFIGLAQPDAIGRSSEAPLPSGCMAIAGFEGTAEETAERRARAREVLLACGGEFAGEEPGERWVQGRYNAPYLRDALLDAGAFAETLETAAFWSGLPALYDAVREALTASLTDAGTPPLVMCHISHVYENGASLYFTVVSAQGEDPVAHWAPVKRAANDAILAAGGTISHHHGVGTDHRDWFVQETGPIGVRVLQAVKAEIDPAGILNPGVLIPVR encoded by the coding sequence GTGGACATGTTGTGGAGCGGCTGGGGCGACCCGGCCAAGGCGGCCCCGCTGCCCGACACGGTGATCGGCCTGCTGCGCGACCTGCTCGGCGTCACACCGCGCGAGGCCGCCGCGGCCTCCCTCGACGCGATCGCCGTCCCCGCGTCCCCGCTCGGCGGCGAGCCCCTCCGGGCCCTCGCGGACTGCGTGGGCGGACCGTCGCACGTGCGCACCGACGCGGAGAGCCGCGTCCGGCACACGCGCGGCAAGTCCACCCCCGATCTGCTGCGCATCCGCGCCGGCGAGGTCGACGACGTCCCTGCCGCCGTCGTGCTCCCCGGAGCCCATGACGAGGTGCTTGCGGTCCTGCGGGTCTGTGCCGAACTCGGCCTGGCCGTCGTGCCCTTCGGCGGCGGGACCTCCGTCGTGGGCGGCCTCGCACCCGAGGGCAAGCGCGGCTTCGTCGCCCTTGACCTGCGCCGCCTGGACGCCCTGCTCGGCCTCGACGACATCTCCCGCACCGCCACCCTCCAGCCCGGGCTGCGCGCACCGCAGGCAGAGGCGCTGCTCAACGAACGCGGTTTCACCCTGGGCCACTTCCCGCAGTCGTACGAGTGGGCCTCGATCGGCGGTTTCGCCGCGGCCCGCTCCAGCGGGCAGGCGTCGGCCGGTTACGGGCGGTTCGACGAGATGGTGCTCGGGCTGACCGTCGCCACGCCCGAGGGCACCCTGGACGTCGGCCGCGCGCCCCGCTCGGCGGCCGGCCCGGACCTGCGCCAGCTGGTCCTCGGCTCGGAGGGCGCGCTGGGGGTGATCACCTCGGTGACCGTGCGGATCAGGCCGCTGCCCGAGAAGCGGATCTACGAGGGCTGGCGCTTCCCCTCCTTCGAGGCGGGGGCGGCGGCGCTGCGCAGGCTCGCCCAGGACGGCCCGCGGCCGACCGTGCTGCGGCTGTCGGACGAGACGGAGACGTTCATCGGTCTGGCCCAGCCGGACGCGATCGGCCGTTCTTCCGAGGCCCCGCTGCCGTCCGGCTGCATGGCGATCGCCGGGTTCGAGGGCACCGCCGAGGAGACCGCGGAGCGGCGGGCCCGAGCCCGGGAGGTACTGCTGGCCTGCGGGGGCGAGTTCGCCGGCGAGGAGCCGGGCGAGCGCTGGGTGCAGGGCCGCTACAACGCCCCGTACCTGCGTGACGCGCTGCTGGACGCGGGGGCGTTCGCGGAGACGCTGGAGACCGCGGCGTTCTGGTCCGGGCTCCCGGCGCTGTACGACGCCGTGCGCGAGGCGCTCACCGCGTCACTGACCGACGCGGGCACCCCGCCCCTGGTCATGTGCCATATCTCGCACGTGTACGAGAACGGGGCGTCGCTGTACTTCACCGTGGTCTCGGCGCAGGGCGAGGACCCGGTCGCCCACTGGGCGCCGGTGAAGCGGGCGGCGAACGACGCGATCCTGGCGGCCGGCGGCACCATCAGCCATCATCACGGCGTCGGGACCGACCACCGGGACTGGTTCGTCCAGGAGACCGGGCCGATCGGTGTCCGTGTCCTGCAGGCCGTCAAGGCCGAGATCGACCCGGCCGGGATCCTCAACCCCGGCGTGCTCATCCCCGTCCGCTGA